In Cupriavidus taiwanensis, the following proteins share a genomic window:
- a CDS encoding dienelactone hydrolase family protein, which yields MVHAHLPPQHAPRAARPAGAWLRAAVALGFGTWLACAAAHTPDLTAPALDAPAPLTPAGVLAPNAVSRAAPASSAAARTAVAPVPAQRVQLRGDAATPALSAYWFLPREGATPRALPVVVALHGCGGLLAQRAARDGTAGTTATAAGTDTADVAALLQQRYREYAHWLTERGYAVLMPDSFSARGRPHGICAEPIDNRAIDDRTRRADALAALRWVAQQPAVDASRIVLLGWSNGAQAVLATVDASRPWPAGTPPVERAVAFYPGCKRAVQQHSFRLRSPLLLMIGGADDWTPATRCAMLQSAVQARQPGARFRLEIYPGAYHGFDGTSELHRRTDVPAAAMRKSQSVTVGGDAVARVAALAQLDSWLASPDP from the coding sequence ATGGTCCACGCCCACCTCCCCCCGCAACACGCGCCGCGCGCCGCCCGTCCGGCGGGCGCGTGGCTGCGCGCCGCGGTGGCGCTGGGCTTTGGCACGTGGCTGGCCTGCGCCGCGGCGCATACGCCGGACCTGACGGCACCCGCACTGGACGCGCCGGCACCGCTGACGCCGGCGGGCGTGCTGGCGCCAAACGCCGTGAGCCGGGCCGCGCCCGCCTCGTCGGCAGCCGCCAGAACTGCAGTCGCGCCCGTGCCCGCGCAGCGGGTCCAGCTGCGCGGCGATGCCGCCACGCCGGCGCTGAGCGCCTACTGGTTCCTGCCGCGCGAAGGCGCCACGCCGCGCGCGCTGCCGGTGGTGGTGGCGCTGCACGGCTGCGGCGGCCTGCTGGCGCAGCGCGCCGCGCGTGACGGCACCGCAGGGACAACCGCGACGGCAGCGGGCACCGACACCGCCGATGTTGCCGCGCTGCTGCAGCAACGCTACCGCGAATACGCGCATTGGCTCACCGAACGCGGCTACGCGGTGCTGATGCCCGACAGCTTCAGCGCGCGCGGCAGGCCGCACGGCATTTGCGCCGAGCCCATCGACAACCGCGCCATCGACGACCGCACCCGCCGCGCCGACGCGCTCGCCGCGCTGCGCTGGGTGGCGCAGCAACCCGCCGTGGACGCGTCGCGCATCGTGCTGCTGGGCTGGTCGAACGGCGCGCAGGCGGTGCTGGCCACCGTCGACGCCAGCCGCCCGTGGCCGGCCGGCACGCCGCCGGTCGAGCGCGCGGTGGCGTTCTATCCGGGCTGCAAGCGCGCGGTGCAGCAGCACAGCTTCCGCCTGCGCTCGCCGCTGCTGCTGATGATCGGCGGCGCCGACGACTGGACCCCGGCGACCCGCTGCGCCATGCTGCAGAGCGCGGTACAGGCGCGCCAGCCGGGCGCGCGCTTCCGGCTGGAGATCTACCCCGGCGCCTATCACGGCTTCGACGGCACCAGCGAGCTGCATCGGCGCACCGACGTGCCTGCCGCCGCCATGCGCAAGAGCCAGAGCGTCACCGTCGGCGGCGACGCGGTAGCGCGCGTGGCCGCGCTGGCCCAGCTCGACTCCTGGCTGGCCAGCCCCGACCCCTGA
- the gatC gene encoding Asp-tRNA(Asn)/Glu-tRNA(Gln) amidotransferase subunit GatC → MALDLSDVKRIAHLARIETSDDEAAQTLAQLNNFFSLVEQMQAVDTTGIEPLAHPLSAVRDMVQRLREDVVTEADRRADYQRPAPATENGLYLVPKVIE, encoded by the coding sequence ATGGCCCTCGACCTATCCGACGTCAAGCGCATTGCCCACCTCGCCCGCATCGAAACCAGCGATGACGAAGCCGCCCAGACGCTTGCGCAGCTGAACAACTTTTTCTCGCTGGTCGAGCAGATGCAGGCGGTCGACACCACCGGCATCGAGCCGCTGGCGCATCCGCTGTCGGCGGTGCGCGACATGGTCCAGCGCCTGCGCGAGGACGTGGTCACCGAAGCCGACCGCCGCGCCGACTACCAGCGCCCCGCGCCGGCCACCGAAAACGGCCTGTACCTGGTGCCCAAGGTCATCGAATGA
- the mreC gene encoding rod shape-determining protein MreC: MDYSPPPLFKQGTSAVARLVLYVGIALALLVVDARFDALRVGRQVAATVLMPVERLVLAPRDALRTMFDYAQSSAMLATENRELRQNAVQQAQASVRQAQLEAENHQLRKLLGLAQQSATPVTAAEILYDARDPYSQRIVIDKGSQHGLRAGYPVIDERGVVGQVTRVSPFQSEVTLLTDKDQAIPVQVVRNGLRSVAFGGARAGHLDLRFMAAAADLQQGDLLVTSGLDGTYPPGLPVAKIVQIERKADTAFSRVYCEPVAGVRAHRQLLVVRYDANIPAREAVEARPEAPVKGAKSAAARAAADSAAAGKAPPAKEAPR; the protein is encoded by the coding sequence ATGGATTACTCCCCTCCGCCGCTCTTCAAGCAAGGCACCTCGGCCGTCGCCAGGCTGGTCCTGTACGTGGGCATCGCGCTGGCGCTGCTGGTGGTCGATGCCCGTTTCGACGCGCTGCGCGTGGGCCGGCAGGTTGCGGCCACCGTGCTGATGCCGGTCGAGCGCCTGGTGCTGGCGCCGCGCGACGCGCTGCGCACCATGTTCGACTATGCGCAGTCGTCGGCGATGCTCGCCACCGAGAACCGCGAGCTGCGCCAGAACGCGGTGCAGCAGGCCCAGGCCTCGGTGCGCCAGGCGCAGCTCGAGGCCGAGAACCACCAGCTGCGCAAGCTGCTGGGGCTGGCGCAGCAGTCGGCCACGCCGGTAACCGCGGCCGAGATCCTGTATGACGCGCGCGACCCGTACAGCCAGCGCATCGTCATCGACAAGGGCAGCCAGCACGGCCTGCGCGCCGGCTATCCGGTGATCGACGAGCGCGGCGTGGTCGGGCAGGTGACGCGGGTGTCGCCGTTCCAGTCCGAGGTGACGCTGCTGACCGACAAGGACCAGGCGATTCCGGTGCAGGTGGTGCGCAACGGCCTGCGCAGCGTGGCCTTCGGCGGCGCGCGCGCGGGCCACCTGGACCTGCGCTTCATGGCCGCCGCCGCCGACCTGCAGCAGGGCGACCTGCTGGTGACCTCGGGCCTGGACGGCACCTATCCGCCGGGCCTGCCGGTGGCGAAGATCGTGCAGATCGAGCGCAAGGCCGATACCGCGTTCTCGCGCGTCTATTGCGAGCCGGTGGCCGGCGTGCGCGCGCACCGCCAGCTGCTGGTGGTGCGCTACGACGCCAACATCCCGGCGCGCGAAGCGGTCGAGGCCCGGCCGGAAGCGCCGGTCAAGGGCGCCAAGTCCGCCGCGGCGCGCGCCGCCGCCGACAGCGCCGCGGCCGGCAAGGCGCCGCCCGCCAAGGAGGCACCACGGTGA
- a CDS encoding rod shape-determining protein, with protein sequence MFGFLRSYFSNDLAIDLGTANTLIYMRDKGIVLDEPSVVAIRQEGGPNAKKTITAVGKEAKQMLGKVPGNIEAIRPMKDGVIADFTVTEQMLKQFIKMVHDSKLLRPSPRIIICVPCGSTQVERRAIRESALGAGASQVYLIEEPMSAAIGAGLPVSEPSGSMVVDIGGGTTEVGIISLGGMVYKGSVRVGGDKFDEAIVNYIRRNYGMLIGEQTAEAIKKEIGSAFPGSEVREMEVKGRNLSEGIPRAFTVSSNEILEALTDPLNQIVSAVKIALEQTPPELGADIAERGMMLTGGGALLRDLDRLLAEETGLPVLVAEDPLTCVVRGSGMALERMDKLGSIFSYE encoded by the coding sequence ATGTTCGGATTTCTCCGCAGCTATTTCTCCAACGACCTGGCGATCGACCTCGGCACCGCCAACACGCTGATCTACATGCGCGACAAGGGCATCGTGCTGGACGAGCCCTCGGTCGTTGCGATCCGCCAGGAAGGCGGCCCCAACGCCAAGAAGACCATCACGGCGGTGGGCAAGGAAGCCAAGCAGATGCTGGGCAAGGTGCCGGGCAACATCGAGGCGATCCGCCCGATGAAGGACGGCGTGATCGCCGACTTCACCGTGACCGAGCAGATGCTCAAGCAATTCATCAAGATGGTGCATGACAGCAAGCTGCTGCGCCCGAGCCCGCGCATCATCATCTGCGTGCCGTGCGGCTCGACCCAGGTCGAGCGCCGCGCCATCCGCGAATCGGCGCTGGGCGCCGGCGCCAGCCAGGTGTACCTGATCGAGGAGCCGATGTCGGCTGCGATCGGCGCCGGCCTGCCGGTGTCGGAGCCGTCGGGCTCGATGGTTGTGGACATCGGCGGTGGCACCACCGAGGTCGGCATCATCTCGCTGGGCGGCATGGTCTACAAGGGTTCGGTGCGCGTCGGCGGCGACAAGTTCGACGAGGCCATCGTCAACTACATCCGCCGCAACTACGGCATGCTGATCGGCGAACAGACCGCCGAGGCCATCAAGAAGGAAATCGGCTCGGCCTTCCCGGGCTCCGAAGTCCGCGAGATGGAAGTCAAGGGCCGCAACCTGTCCGAAGGCATCCCGCGCGCCTTCACGGTGTCGTCCAATGAAATCCTGGAAGCCCTGACCGATCCGCTGAACCAGATCGTGTCCGCGGTGAAGATCGCGCTGGAACAGACCCCGCCCGAACTGGGTGCCGACATCGCCGAGCGCGGCATGATGCTGACTGGCGGCGGCGCGCTGCTGCGCGACCTGGACCGCCTGCTGGCCGAGGAAACCGGCTTGCCGGTGCTGGTCGCCGAAGACCCGCTCACCTGCGTGGTGCGCGGCTCCGGCATGGCGCTGGAACGCATGGACAAGCTGGGCAGCATCTTCTCCTACGAGTAA
- the gatB gene encoding Asp-tRNA(Asn)/Glu-tRNA(Gln) amidotransferase subunit GatB — protein sequence MQWEVVIGLETHAQLSTASKIFSGTSTAFGAEANTQASPVDLALPGVLPVLNQGAVERAIQFGLAIGATIAPRSVFARKNYFYPDLPKGYQISQYEIPVVQGGTITIQVEGKQGESYEKTVNLTRAHLEEDAGKSLHEDFAGMTGIDLNRAGTPLLEIVTEPDMRSAAEAVAYAKALHSLVVWLGICDGNMQEGSFRCDANVSVRPLGQKEFGTRREIKNLNSFRFLQQAIEYEVQWQIAEIEDGRKIQQATVLFDPDTGETRAMRTKEDAHDYRYFPDPDLMPLEIDAGWIERVRGELPELPAAMQARFVSQYGLSAYDATTLTATKAFAAYYEAMLADAGAANAKPAANWLMGDVASQLNREGIAIDAAPVTPAQLARLLARIADGTVSNNTAKKDVFPAMWAGEHGGDADAIIAAKGLKQMSDSGELEKIIDDVLAANAKSVEEFRSGKEKAFNALVGQAMKATKGKANPAQVNELLRKKLG from the coding sequence ATGCAATGGGAAGTGGTGATCGGCCTCGAAACGCACGCGCAGCTGTCGACGGCCTCCAAGATTTTTTCCGGCACCTCCACCGCCTTCGGCGCCGAGGCCAACACGCAGGCATCGCCGGTGGACCTGGCGCTGCCGGGCGTGCTGCCGGTGCTGAACCAGGGCGCGGTCGAGCGCGCGATCCAGTTCGGCCTGGCGATCGGCGCCACCATCGCGCCGCGCAGCGTCTTTGCGCGCAAGAACTACTTCTACCCCGACCTGCCCAAGGGCTACCAGATCAGCCAGTATGAGATCCCGGTGGTGCAGGGCGGCACCATCACCATCCAGGTCGAGGGCAAGCAGGGCGAGTCCTACGAAAAGACCGTCAACCTGACGCGCGCGCACCTGGAAGAAGACGCGGGCAAGTCGCTGCACGAGGACTTTGCCGGCATGACCGGCATCGACCTGAACCGTGCCGGCACGCCGCTGCTGGAAATCGTCACCGAGCCCGACATGCGCAGCGCCGCCGAAGCGGTGGCCTACGCCAAGGCACTGCACTCGCTGGTGGTGTGGCTGGGCATCTGCGACGGCAACATGCAGGAAGGCAGCTTCCGCTGCGACGCCAACGTCTCGGTGCGCCCGCTCGGCCAGAAGGAATTCGGCACGCGCCGCGAGATCAAGAACCTGAACTCGTTCCGCTTCCTGCAGCAGGCCATCGAATACGAAGTGCAGTGGCAGATCGCCGAGATCGAGGACGGCCGCAAGATCCAGCAGGCCACCGTGCTGTTCGATCCGGACACCGGCGAAACCCGCGCCATGCGCACCAAGGAAGATGCACACGACTACCGCTACTTCCCCGACCCGGACCTGATGCCGCTGGAGATCGACGCCGGCTGGATCGAACGCGTGCGCGGCGAACTGCCGGAGCTGCCGGCCGCGATGCAGGCGCGCTTTGTCTCGCAATACGGCCTGTCGGCGTATGACGCGACCACGCTGACCGCAACCAAGGCATTCGCTGCCTACTACGAGGCCATGCTCGCCGATGCCGGCGCCGCCAACGCCAAGCCCGCCGCCAACTGGCTGATGGGCGACGTGGCCTCGCAGCTGAACCGCGAAGGCATCGCCATCGATGCCGCCCCGGTCACGCCGGCGCAGCTGGCCAGGCTGCTGGCGCGCATCGCCGACGGCACGGTCTCGAACAACACCGCCAAGAAGGACGTGTTCCCGGCGATGTGGGCAGGCGAGCACGGCGGCGATGCCGATGCCATCATCGCCGCCAAGGGCCTGAAGCAGATGTCCGACAGCGGCGAGCTGGAGAAGATCATCGACGACGTGCTGGCGGCCAATGCCAAGTCGGTCGAGGAATTCCGCTCGGGCAAGGAAAAGGCATTCAACGCGCTGGTCGGACAGGCGATGAAGGCGACCAAGGGCAAGGCCAATCCGGCGCAGGTGAATGAACTGCTGAGGAAGAAGCTGGGCTGA
- the mreD gene encoding rod shape-determining protein MreD codes for MTNPQYLLRPVNPAFIAFSFVLAFLFNLMPWGTTLWIPDMVALVLVFWNIHQPRKVGMGVAFLLGLLMDVHDARLLGEHALAYTLLAYFAITIHRRVLWFTVYTQALHVLPLLFIAHAVPVLIRLAMGAPLPGWPLLLAPAIEALLWPLATSLLLAPQRRSTDVDETRPI; via the coding sequence GTGACCAATCCCCAATACCTGCTGCGGCCGGTCAACCCGGCCTTTATCGCCTTCAGCTTCGTGCTGGCGTTCCTGTTCAACCTGATGCCGTGGGGCACCACGCTGTGGATCCCGGACATGGTGGCGCTGGTGCTGGTGTTCTGGAACATCCACCAGCCGCGCAAGGTAGGCATGGGCGTGGCCTTCCTGCTCGGCCTGCTGATGGACGTGCACGATGCCCGGCTGCTGGGCGAGCATGCGCTGGCGTACACGCTGCTGGCCTATTTCGCCATCACCATCCACCGCCGCGTGCTGTGGTTCACGGTCTATACCCAGGCGCTGCACGTGCTGCCGCTGCTGTTTATCGCCCACGCGGTGCCGGTGCTGATCCGGCTGGCGATGGGCGCGCCGCTGCCGGGCTGGCCGCTGCTGCTGGCGCCGGCGATCGAGGCGCTGCTGTGGCCGCTGGCCACCAGCCTGCTGCTGGCGCCGCAGCGCCGCTCGACCGATGTCGACGAGACCCGGCCGATCTGA
- the gatA gene encoding Asp-tRNA(Asn)/Glu-tRNA(Gln) amidotransferase subunit GatA: protein MPFSADSVTSLRQLADALAARTVSAEELAREYLARIEQAAALNAFIHVDAELTLAQARAADARRARGEAAPLTGVPVAHKDVFVTRGWRATAGSKMLGNYESPFDATVVERMAAAGMVTLGKTNMDEFAMGSSNENSHFGPVRNPWDASRVPGGSSGGSAAAVAAGLAPAATGTDTGGSIRQPASFSGITGIKPTYGRVSRYGMIAFASSLDQGGPMAHTAEDCALLLNAMAGFDPKDSTSIPPAQGGVDEDYTRLLGQPRAGASAERPLAGLRIGLPREYFGKGLAADVEQAVRAALAEYEKLGATLVEVSLPKTELSIPVYYVIAPAEASSNLSRFDGVRYGHRAAEYRDLLDMYKKTRAEGFGAEVKRRIMVGTYVLSHGYYDAYYLQAQKIRRIIADDFQRAFAQCDVIMGPVAPTVAWKLGEKTSDPVQMYLADIFTLSTSLAGLPGMSVPCGFGEGNMPVGLQLIGNYFDEARLLQAAHAFQQATDWHLRRPAKA, encoded by the coding sequence ATGCCCTTTTCCGCTGATTCCGTGACCTCCCTGCGCCAGCTTGCCGACGCCCTGGCCGCGCGCACCGTCTCCGCCGAGGAACTCGCGCGCGAGTACCTGGCCCGCATCGAGCAGGCCGCCGCGCTCAACGCCTTTATCCACGTCGATGCCGAGCTGACCCTGGCCCAGGCGCGCGCCGCCGACGCACGCCGCGCGCGCGGCGAGGCCGCGCCGCTGACCGGCGTGCCGGTCGCGCACAAGGATGTGTTCGTCACGCGCGGCTGGCGCGCCACCGCCGGCTCGAAGATGCTGGGCAACTATGAAAGCCCGTTCGACGCCACCGTGGTCGAGCGCATGGCCGCCGCCGGCATGGTCACGCTGGGCAAGACCAATATGGACGAATTCGCGATGGGCTCGTCCAACGAGAATTCGCATTTCGGCCCGGTACGCAACCCGTGGGACGCCAGCCGCGTGCCCGGCGGCTCGTCGGGCGGCTCGGCCGCGGCCGTCGCCGCCGGCCTGGCACCGGCCGCCACCGGCACCGACACCGGCGGCTCGATCCGCCAGCCGGCATCGTTCTCGGGCATCACCGGCATCAAGCCGACCTACGGCCGCGTGTCGCGCTACGGCATGATCGCCTTTGCCTCGTCGCTGGACCAGGGCGGCCCGATGGCCCACACCGCCGAGGACTGCGCGCTGCTGCTCAACGCCATGGCCGGCTTCGACCCGAAGGACTCGACCAGCATCCCGCCCGCGCAGGGCGGCGTGGACGAGGACTACACCCGCCTGCTGGGCCAGCCGCGCGCCGGCGCCAGCGCCGAGCGCCCGCTGGCGGGCCTGCGCATCGGCCTGCCCAGGGAGTACTTCGGCAAGGGCCTGGCGGCCGACGTCGAGCAGGCCGTGCGCGCGGCGCTGGCCGAGTACGAGAAGCTGGGCGCGACGCTGGTCGAAGTGTCGCTGCCCAAGACCGAGCTGTCGATCCCGGTGTACTACGTGATCGCGCCGGCCGAGGCCTCGTCCAACCTGTCGCGCTTCGACGGCGTGCGCTACGGCCACCGCGCCGCCGAGTACCGCGACCTGCTCGACATGTACAAGAAGACCCGCGCCGAAGGCTTCGGCGCCGAGGTCAAGCGCCGCATCATGGTCGGCACCTACGTGCTGTCGCACGGCTACTACGACGCCTACTACCTGCAGGCACAGAAGATCCGCCGCATCATCGCCGACGACTTCCAGCGCGCCTTCGCCCAGTGCGACGTGATCATGGGCCCGGTGGCGCCGACGGTGGCGTGGAAGCTGGGCGAGAAGACCTCGGACCCGGTGCAGATGTACCTGGCCGACATCTTCACGCTGTCGACCAGCCTGGCCGGCCTGCCCGGCATGAGCGTGCCGTGCGGCTTCGGCGAGGGCAACATGCCCGTCGGCCTGCAGCTGATCGGCAACTACTTCGACGAGGCGCGCCTGCTGCAGGCCGCCCATGCGTTCCAGCAGGCGACCGACTGGCACCTGCGCCGCCCCGCCAAGGCCTGA
- the mrdA gene encoding penicillin-binding protein 2: MTEIRNVELEIGRFRIRVAAAALFTVICFGLLFSRFLWLQWYKHDQYSAKAEDNRISVAPIEPNRGIIMDRNGIVLARNYSAYTLEITPSKLTDTLDNTIESLSGLVEIQPRDRRRFKRLMEESRSFESLPIRSQLTDAEVARFSAQRFRFPGVDVRARLFRQYPLGESASHVVGYLGRISQRDQERIEAMDEANDADGAKYDPRKDADNYKGTNYIGKIGLEQSYESELHGLTGFEEVEVSAGGRPIRTLSTSPATPGNNLILSLDIRLQQLAEALYGNRRGALVAIEPSTGDILAFVSKPTFDPNLFVEGIDTNTWNELNGSPDKPLLNRPLRGTYPPGSTYKPFMALAALTTGKRTAAWGMSDPGYFTLGNHTFRDDKPGGHGWVDMHSSIVHSCDTYYYALARDMGVNGIHDFMKPLGFGQITGIDIEGESRGILPSTEWKRRAYRKPEQQKWYEGETISLGIGQGYNSFTILQLAQATSVIVNDGKVMKPHLVKAIEDAVTRKRTLTVPKESYTIPFKQADINVIKRAMVAVTHSGTAARVFAGAAYESAGKTGTAQTYSLSKGEKYNHHALAEHKRDHSLYTAFAPADNPKIAIALIVENAGFGAAVAAPIARKVMDYYLTGKWPAELEAIAPPAGERVAGRAPVDTPSVFTTGQTASIASATVMSSGGAPASGADASAVAAASAAQVPTPEAIAAMLDPDAIAPASAVQTLDQRMLQALGHSKPQTPAPASAAAVPAKAPAPKPRVRPVAAKAASGADASR; the protein is encoded by the coding sequence ATGACCGAAATCCGCAACGTCGAACTGGAAATCGGCCGCTTCCGCATCCGCGTGGCGGCCGCGGCGCTGTTTACGGTGATCTGCTTCGGCCTGCTGTTCTCGCGCTTCCTGTGGCTGCAGTGGTACAAGCATGACCAGTACTCGGCCAAGGCCGAGGACAACCGCATCTCGGTGGCGCCGATCGAGCCCAACCGCGGCATCATCATGGACCGCAACGGCATCGTGCTGGCGCGCAACTATTCGGCGTATACGCTGGAGATCACCCCGTCCAAGCTGACCGATACGCTCGACAACACCATCGAGAGCCTGTCCGGCCTGGTCGAGATCCAGCCGCGCGACCGGCGCCGCTTCAAGCGGCTGATGGAGGAGTCGCGCAGCTTCGAAAGCCTGCCGATCCGCAGCCAGCTGACCGATGCCGAGGTGGCGCGCTTCTCCGCGCAGCGCTTCCGCTTCCCCGGCGTCGACGTGCGCGCGCGGCTGTTCCGCCAGTACCCGCTGGGCGAGTCGGCCTCGCACGTGGTTGGCTACCTGGGCCGGATCTCGCAGCGCGACCAGGAGCGCATCGAGGCCATGGACGAGGCCAACGATGCCGACGGCGCCAAGTACGATCCGCGCAAGGATGCCGACAACTACAAGGGCACCAACTACATCGGCAAGATCGGCCTGGAGCAGAGCTACGAGAGCGAGCTGCACGGGCTGACCGGCTTCGAGGAAGTGGAAGTCAGCGCCGGCGGGCGCCCGATCCGCACGCTGTCGACCTCGCCCGCCACGCCCGGCAACAACCTGATCCTGTCGCTCGACATCCGCCTGCAGCAGCTGGCCGAGGCGCTCTATGGCAACCGCCGCGGCGCGCTGGTGGCGATCGAGCCGTCCACCGGCGACATCCTGGCGTTCGTCTCCAAGCCGACCTTCGACCCCAACCTGTTCGTCGAGGGCATCGACACCAATACCTGGAACGAGCTCAACGGCTCGCCCGACAAGCCGCTGCTGAACCGCCCCCTGCGGGGCACCTATCCGCCGGGCTCGACCTACAAGCCGTTCATGGCGCTGGCCGCGCTGACCACCGGCAAGCGCACCGCCGCGTGGGGCATGTCCGACCCCGGCTACTTCACGCTCGGCAACCACACCTTCCGCGACGACAAGCCGGGCGGCCACGGCTGGGTCGACATGCACAGCTCGATCGTGCATTCGTGCGACACCTATTACTACGCGCTGGCGCGCGACATGGGCGTCAACGGCATCCACGACTTCATGAAGCCGCTGGGCTTCGGCCAGATCACCGGCATCGATATCGAGGGTGAAAGCCGCGGCATCCTGCCGTCGACCGAATGGAAGCGCCGCGCCTACCGCAAGCCCGAGCAGCAGAAGTGGTACGAGGGCGAGACCATTTCGCTGGGCATCGGCCAGGGCTACAACAGCTTCACCATCCTGCAGCTGGCGCAGGCCACCTCGGTGATCGTCAACGACGGCAAGGTGATGAAGCCGCACCTGGTCAAGGCCATCGAGGACGCGGTCACGCGCAAGCGCACGCTGACCGTGCCCAAGGAAAGCTACACCATCCCGTTCAAGCAGGCCGACATCAACGTGATCAAGCGCGCCATGGTGGCGGTGACGCACTCGGGCACGGCCGCGCGCGTGTTTGCCGGCGCCGCCTACGAATCCGCCGGCAAGACCGGCACGGCGCAGACCTACAGCCTGTCCAAGGGCGAGAAGTACAACCACCACGCGCTCGCGGAGCACAAGCGCGACCACTCGCTGTACACGGCCTTCGCGCCGGCCGACAACCCCAAGATCGCGATCGCGCTGATCGTCGAGAACGCCGGCTTCGGCGCCGCGGTGGCCGCGCCGATCGCGCGCAAGGTGATGGACTACTACCTGACCGGCAAGTGGCCCGCCGAACTGGAGGCGATCGCGCCGCCCGCCGGCGAGCGCGTGGCCGGCCGCGCGCCGGTGGATACCCCGAGCGTGTTCACCACCGGCCAGACCGCCAGCATTGCCAGTGCCACGGTGATGTCCAGCGGCGGCGCACCGGCCAGCGGCGCTGACGCGAGCGCGGTGGCGGCGGCCTCGGCCGCGCAGGTGCCGACGCCGGAGGCGATCGCCGCGATGCTGGACCCGGACGCCATCGCCCCGGCCTCGGCGGTGCAGACGCTGGACCAGCGCATGCTGCAGGCGCTGGGCCACAGCAAGCCGCAGACCCCCGCGCCGGCCTCGGCCGCGGCCGTGCCGGCCAAGGCGCCCGCACCCAAACCACGCGTCAGGCCCGTCGCTGCCAAGGCAGCCAGCGGTGCCGACGCCTCTCGCTGA
- the rodA gene encoding rod shape-determining protein RodA — MDRRRVMSLVKTALTGFDKPLSLIVFLLFATGIVALYSAAIDMPGRVEDQLRNILLSYVVMFVIAYLPTQTLMRVAVPIYTVGVALLIAVAMFGLIRKGARRWLYVGMVIQPSEIMKISMPLMLAWYFQKREGVIRWFDFIVALGLLLIPVGLIAKQPDLGTALLVMAAGLYVIYFAGLSWKLILPLMGILVVAITLLITFQNDMCAPGVNWPVLHDYQQHRVCTLLDPTSDPLGKGFHTIQSIIAIGSGGVEGKGWLKGTQTHLEFIPEKHTDFIFAVYSEEFGLIGNAVLLVLYLLLIFRGLFIAANAPTLFSRLLAGSITLIFFTYAFVNMGMVSGILPVVGVPLPLLSYGGTALVTLGAGIGILMSISRQKRLIQT, encoded by the coding sequence ATGGATCGACGCCGCGTCATGTCCCTGGTCAAGACCGCGCTGACCGGTTTTGACAAGCCGCTCTCGCTGATCGTGTTTCTGCTGTTCGCCACCGGCATCGTGGCGCTGTATTCGGCTGCCATCGACATGCCGGGCCGGGTCGAGGACCAGCTGCGCAACATCCTGCTGTCGTACGTGGTGATGTTCGTGATCGCCTACCTGCCGACGCAGACGCTGATGCGCGTGGCGGTGCCGATCTATACGGTAGGCGTGGCGCTGCTGATCGCGGTGGCCATGTTCGGGCTGATCCGCAAGGGCGCGCGCCGCTGGCTCTATGTCGGCATGGTGATCCAGCCGTCCGAGATCATGAAGATCTCGATGCCGCTGATGCTGGCGTGGTACTTCCAGAAGCGCGAAGGCGTGATCCGCTGGTTCGACTTCATCGTGGCGCTGGGGCTGCTGCTGATCCCGGTGGGCCTGATCGCCAAGCAGCCCGACCTGGGCACGGCGCTGCTGGTGATGGCCGCGGGCCTGTACGTGATCTACTTCGCCGGGCTGTCGTGGAAGCTGATCCTGCCGCTGATGGGCATCCTGGTGGTCGCCATCACGCTGCTGATCACGTTCCAGAACGACATGTGCGCGCCGGGCGTGAACTGGCCGGTGCTGCACGACTACCAGCAGCACCGCGTCTGCACGCTGCTGGACCCGACCAGCGATCCGCTCGGCAAGGGTTTCCACACGATCCAGTCGATCATCGCGATCGGCTCGGGCGGGGTCGAAGGCAAGGGCTGGCTCAAGGGGACGCAGACCCACCTGGAGTTCATTCCGGAAAAGCACACCGACTTCATCTTCGCCGTGTACTCGGAAGAGTTTGGCCTGATCGGCAACGCGGTGCTGCTGGTGCTGTACCTGCTGCTGATCTTCCGCGGGCTCTTTATCGCGGCCAATGCGCCGACGCTGTTCTCGCGGCTGCTGGCGGGATCGATCACGCTGATCTTCTTCACCTATGCCTTCGTCAACATGGGCATGGTCAGCGGCATCCTGCCGGTGGTGGGCGTGCCGCTGCCGCTGCTCAGCTACGGCGGCACCGCGCTGGTGACGCTGGGCGCGGGCATCGGCATCTTGATGAGCATTTCGCGGCAGAAGCGGCTGATCCAGACGTAG